One genomic segment of Kordiimonas sp. SCSIO 12603 includes these proteins:
- a CDS encoding S9 family peptidase, producing the protein MMKKLLLAAVMLFFSAPIYADDYLIEEITFPSHDIQLSGSLVLPTDKPIKAAVVFVHGSGKQTRSLHWAKRFADTGIAALVYDKRGAGKSGGFYESNQSVSGPNIALLADDAAAALKAVQAHPKTNTAPTGLTGISQAGWIVPIAAEKAGDVDFMVLWSGPVCKVSEEDIYSKYTRDLDSKRVPSYAEALNARTSEYIWPDFLGTDSNPSDNLAHLNIPGLWVFGEQDGSVPIDLSVSRLKKLIHTGKPYEYALFSNLGHNNMTETFNTVTDWIIRKTQ; encoded by the coding sequence ATGATGAAAAAGCTTCTGCTTGCAGCTGTAATGCTGTTCTTTAGCGCGCCAATCTATGCTGATGATTATCTCATTGAAGAAATCACATTCCCCAGCCATGACATACAGCTTTCTGGTTCGCTGGTGTTGCCCACCGATAAACCCATAAAAGCTGCTGTTGTATTTGTTCATGGCTCAGGTAAACAAACTCGGAGCCTGCACTGGGCCAAACGTTTTGCTGATACCGGCATTGCCGCACTCGTTTATGATAAACGCGGAGCAGGTAAATCTGGCGGCTTCTATGAAAGTAACCAAAGCGTAAGCGGGCCAAACATTGCCTTGCTTGCAGATGATGCTGCCGCCGCACTAAAGGCAGTTCAAGCACACCCAAAAACCAACACTGCCCCCACGGGCCTAACCGGGATAAGCCAAGCAGGCTGGATTGTGCCTATTGCCGCTGAAAAAGCCGGCGATGTGGATTTTATGGTGCTGTGGAGCGGGCCAGTTTGCAAAGTCAGCGAAGAAGATATCTACAGCAAGTACACACGCGATTTAGATAGTAAGCGTGTACCTAGTTACGCAGAGGCATTAAATGCCAGAACCAGCGAATACATCTGGCCTGATTTCCTTGGTACAGATAGCAATCCCTCTGACAATTTAGCACACCTTAACATTCCTGGACTTTGGGTATTCGGTGAACAAGACGGCAGCGTCCCAATTGATCTCTCAGTATCACGTCTGAAAAAATTGATCCACACAGGCAAGCCTTATGAATATGCTCTATTCTCAAACCTAGGGCACAATAACATGACCGAAACATTTAATACCGTGACCGACTGGATAATCAGAAAGACACAGTAA